The following are from one region of the Mycolicibacterium diernhoferi genome:
- a CDS encoding thioesterase family protein has product MSVLFSDAMRLESAGGGVYHGVLDEHWTIGPKVHGGAMLALCANAARTELATPGGEPNEPIVVSGNFLWAPDPGALQVVTTVRKRGRRISLVDVELMQGDRVAVRAAITLGVPEHDAPPLLSTNPVVPLMTPEPPPGLEPIGPGHPMADIVHLAHGCDIRPSLTTMEPRSDGGPPVIEYWVRPRGGDPDVLFALLCGDVSAPVTFGVRRFGWAPTVQLTAFLRARPANGWLRVLCTTTQIGQEWFDEDHVVVDSAGRIVVQTRQLALVPST; this is encoded by the coding sequence ATGAGTGTGCTGTTCAGCGATGCCATGCGGCTGGAATCGGCCGGTGGCGGGGTGTACCACGGCGTGCTCGACGAGCACTGGACGATCGGGCCCAAGGTGCACGGCGGGGCGATGCTGGCGCTGTGCGCGAATGCCGCGCGCACCGAGCTCGCGACCCCGGGCGGAGAACCGAACGAGCCTATTGTCGTGTCCGGCAATTTTCTGTGGGCGCCGGATCCCGGTGCGCTGCAGGTGGTCACGACCGTCCGCAAGCGGGGCCGGCGGATCAGCCTGGTCGACGTCGAACTCATGCAGGGTGACCGGGTGGCGGTGCGGGCGGCCATCACGCTGGGCGTGCCCGAACACGACGCGCCGCCGCTGCTGTCGACGAACCCGGTGGTGCCGTTGATGACGCCGGAGCCCCCGCCCGGGCTGGAGCCGATCGGGCCCGGGCATCCGATGGCCGACATCGTGCACCTGGCCCACGGCTGTGACATCCGGCCGTCGTTGACCACCATGGAGCCGCGCTCCGACGGTGGGCCGCCGGTCATCGAGTACTGGGTGCGCCCCCGCGGCGGCGATCCGGACGTGCTGTTCGCCCTGCTGTGCGGCGATGTGTCGGCCCCGGTGACGTTCGGGGTGCGCAGGTTCGGCTGGGCGCCCACGGTGCAGCTGACGGCCTTCCTGCGGGCCCGTCCGGCCAACGGCTGGCTGCGGGTGCTGTGCACGACGACCCAGATCGGTCAGGAATGGTTCGACGAGGACCACGTGGTGGTGGACTCCGCGGGCCGGATCGTGGTGCAGACCCGCCAGCTCGCACTGGTGCCTTCGACCTGA
- the proC gene encoding pyrroline-5-carboxylate reductase, whose amino-acid sequence MARIAIIGGGSIGEALLSGLLRAGRQVKDLVVAEKNPDRAKQLADTYSVLVTSVADAAENATYIIVAVKPADVEPVTAEIAEAVAKADGESEEQVFVSVAAGVSTAFYEAKLPAGAPVVRVMPNAPMVVGGGVSALAAGRFATPEQLKEVSAIFDTVGEVLTVAEKQLDAVTAVSGSGPAYFFLMVEALVDAGVDAGLSREVATDLVVHTMAGSAAMLLDRRDGTPPGVMDTSPAALRAIVTSPGGTTAAGLRELERGGLRSAVSDAIAAAKKRSEQLGITSE is encoded by the coding sequence GTGGCAAGAATTGCGATCATCGGCGGAGGAAGTATCGGCGAAGCACTGCTCTCGGGGTTGTTGAGGGCAGGCCGGCAGGTCAAGGATCTGGTCGTCGCCGAGAAGAATCCGGACCGGGCCAAACAACTGGCCGACACCTACTCGGTGCTGGTGACCTCGGTGGCCGACGCCGCCGAGAACGCCACCTACATCATCGTCGCCGTGAAGCCGGCCGACGTGGAGCCGGTGACCGCGGAGATCGCCGAGGCGGTGGCCAAGGCGGACGGCGAGAGCGAGGAACAGGTCTTCGTCAGCGTGGCCGCCGGCGTCAGCACGGCGTTCTACGAGGCCAAGTTGCCCGCAGGCGCCCCGGTGGTGCGGGTCATGCCCAATGCCCCGATGGTGGTCGGCGGTGGCGTCAGCGCGCTGGCAGCAGGCCGCTTCGCGACGCCCGAACAACTCAAGGAAGTGTCGGCGATCTTCGACACCGTCGGCGAGGTGCTCACGGTGGCCGAGAAGCAGCTGGACGCGGTCACCGCGGTGTCCGGCTCCGGGCCCGCGTACTTCTTCCTGATGGTCGAGGCGCTCGTGGACGCCGGTGTGGATGCCGGCCTGAGCCGGGAGGTCGCCACCGATCTCGTGGTGCACACCATGGCCGGTTCGGCGGCCATGTTGCTGGACCGCCGCGACGGCACCCCGCCGGGTGTCATGGACACCTCGCCGGCCGCCCTGCGGGCCATCGTGACGTCCCCGGGCGGCACCACCGCGGCTGGTCTGCGGGAACTCGAGCGCGGGGGGCTGCGCAGCGCCGTCTCCGACGCCATCGCGGCGGCAAAAAAGCGCTCTGAGCAGCTAGGAATTACATCCGAGTAG
- a CDS encoding cell division/environmental response transcriptional regulator, whose product MTSLNGPSARDSAGDGQPKAQFLTVAEVASLMRVSKMTVYRLVHNGELPAVRVGRSFRVHAKAVHDLLETSYFDAG is encoded by the coding sequence ATGACGTCATTGAACGGGCCATCGGCGCGGGATTCCGCCGGCGACGGCCAGCCGAAGGCTCAATTTCTCACTGTTGCCGAGGTGGCAAGCCTGATGCGAGTGAGCAAGATGACCGTCTACCGGTTGGTGCACAACGGCGAACTGCCGGCAGTGCGGGTCGGTCGGTCGTTCCGGGTGCACGCCAAGGCGGTTCACGATCTGTTGGAGACGTCGTACTTCGACGCAGGCTGA
- a CDS encoding 30S ribosomal protein bS22 has translation MGSVIKKRRKRMSKKKHRKLLRRTRVQRRKLGK, from the coding sequence ATGGGTTCAGTTATCAAGAAGCGGCGTAAGCGCATGTCGAAGAAGAAGCACCGGAAGCTGCTTCGTCGCACTCGGGTGCAGCGCAGAAAACTCGGTAAGTAG
- a CDS encoding SDR family oxidoreductase, with protein sequence MDAQATEPKVVLVTGACRFLGGYLTARLAQNPAIDHVIAVDAIAPSKDLLRRMGRAEFVRADIRNPFIAKVIRNGDVDTVVHAAAASYAPRAGGRATLKELNVMGAIQLFAACQKAPSVRRVVLKSTSEVYGSSPRDPVLFTEDTGARRPPADGFARDSIDIEGYARGLARRRPDIAVTILRLANMIGPAMDTALSRYLAGPVVPSVLGHDARLQLLHEQDALGALERATVAGRAGTFNIGASGLIMMSQAIRRSGRIALPVPRSALAVVDSLRRATRYTELDREQLNYLSYGRVMDTARMRNDLGYNPKWTTAEAFDDYVRGRGLTPIVDPKWVRSMESRAVALAQRVGG encoded by the coding sequence ATGGATGCGCAGGCGACCGAACCCAAGGTGGTGCTGGTCACCGGCGCCTGCCGATTCCTCGGCGGATACCTGACGGCACGGCTTGCGCAGAACCCCGCGATCGATCACGTCATCGCGGTCGATGCCATCGCGCCGAGCAAGGATCTACTTCGTCGGATGGGGCGCGCCGAATTCGTGCGCGCCGACATCCGCAACCCGTTCATCGCCAAGGTCATCCGAAACGGTGACGTGGACACCGTCGTGCATGCCGCGGCGGCGTCGTACGCGCCCCGGGCGGGCGGACGGGCCACCCTCAAAGAGCTCAACGTCATGGGTGCGATCCAGTTGTTCGCGGCCTGCCAGAAGGCGCCGTCGGTCCGCAGGGTCGTCCTCAAGTCGACCTCCGAGGTGTACGGGTCGAGCCCGCGTGACCCGGTGCTGTTCACCGAGGACACCGGTGCGCGCCGTCCACCGGCGGACGGGTTCGCCCGCGACAGCATCGACATCGAGGGTTACGCGCGTGGGCTGGCCCGGCGGCGCCCGGACATCGCGGTGACGATTCTGCGGCTGGCCAACATGATCGGGCCCGCGATGGACACCGCACTGTCCCGGTACCTGGCCGGCCCGGTGGTGCCCTCGGTACTGGGCCACGATGCGCGCCTGCAGCTGCTGCACGAGCAGGACGCCCTGGGCGCTCTGGAGCGGGCCACCGTCGCCGGTCGCGCCGGCACCTTCAACATCGGCGCGTCCGGGCTCATCATGATGAGTCAGGCGATCCGCAGGTCGGGCCGCATCGCGTTGCCGGTGCCGCGGTCGGCGCTGGCGGTGGTCGATTCCCTCAGGCGCGCAACGCGTTACACCGAACTCGATCGTGAGCAGTTGAATTACCTGAGCTATGGCCGGGTGATGGACACCGCGCGCATGCGCAACGACCTAGGGTATAACCCTAAGTGGACGACGGCAGAGGCTTTTGACGATTACGTGCGGGGACGTGGTCTGACTCCGATCGTCGATCCGAAATGGGTACGCTCGATGGAGAGTCGTGCAGTGGCGTTGGCGCAGCGCGTCGGTGGGTGA
- a CDS encoding lysophospholipid acyltransferase family protein, whose translation MSGDSKAKVIPLHANSSRASAQRRAAQRADSARRHPSLLTDPDTRASADQMAAVVREIDQSRGHPAEEDTPNEWAQAITALADFVIKRMTGDYSVDEFGFDEHLNDAVVLPVLRTLFRSWFRVEVSGIENLPLDGAGLVVANHAGVLPFDALMLSVAVHDHHPRNRVLRSLAADLVFDLPGVGQAARKAGHTVACTADAHRLLGAGELTAVFPEGFKGLGKPFKDRYKLQRFGRGGFVSAALRAQVPIVPCSIVGSEEIYPKIGDLKLLARVLGLPYFPVTPLFPLAGPLGLVPLPSKWHIKFGEQISTDGYDESAADDPMVTFELTDQVRETIQHTLYQLLANRRNTFLG comes from the coding sequence GTGTCGGGTGATTCAAAGGCGAAAGTGATTCCGCTGCATGCGAATTCGAGTCGTGCCTCGGCTCAGCGCCGGGCGGCTCAGCGCGCCGACAGCGCACGAAGGCACCCCTCCCTGCTGACCGATCCCGATACCCGGGCCTCCGCTGATCAGATGGCCGCGGTCGTCCGCGAAATCGATCAGAGCAGGGGGCATCCGGCCGAAGAGGACACCCCCAACGAGTGGGCGCAAGCGATCACCGCCCTCGCCGATTTCGTCATCAAGCGGATGACCGGCGACTACAGCGTCGACGAGTTCGGCTTCGACGAACACCTCAACGACGCCGTCGTGCTGCCCGTGCTGCGCACCCTGTTCCGGTCCTGGTTCCGGGTTGAGGTCAGCGGTATCGAGAACCTCCCGCTCGACGGGGCGGGGCTGGTGGTGGCCAACCACGCCGGTGTGCTGCCGTTCGACGCGCTGATGCTCTCGGTGGCAGTACACGACCATCACCCACGCAACCGGGTGCTGCGCTCGCTGGCCGCGGATCTGGTGTTCGACCTGCCGGGGGTCGGGCAGGCCGCGCGCAAGGCCGGCCACACCGTCGCCTGCACCGCCGACGCGCACCGCCTGCTCGGCGCCGGTGAACTGACCGCAGTGTTCCCGGAGGGCTTCAAGGGGCTGGGCAAGCCGTTCAAGGATCGCTACAAGCTGCAGCGGTTCGGCCGCGGCGGGTTCGTCTCGGCCGCGCTACGCGCCCAGGTGCCGATCGTGCCGTGCTCCATCGTGGGCTCCGAGGAGATCTACCCGAAGATCGGCGATCTGAAGCTGCTGGCGCGGGTGCTGGGTCTGCCGTACTTCCCGGTGACCCCGTTGTTCCCGCTGGCGGGGCCGCTCGGGCTGGTGCCGCTGCCGTCCAAGTGGCACATCAAATTCGGCGAGCAGATCTCCACCGACGGGTACGACGAGTCGGCCGCCGACGATCCGATGGTGACCTTCGAGCTGACCGACCAGGTCCGCGAGACCATCCAGCACACGCTCTATCAGCTGCTGGCCAACCGGCGGAACACCTTCCTGGGCTGA